A portion of the bacterium genome contains these proteins:
- a CDS encoding AbrB/MazE/SpoVT family DNA-binding domain-containing protein: MNTKIVGIAEQEAGMDARIVMVGNSRGVRIPKPLIEEAGLGEQVSLRVVEGGLLIEPRAEPRLGWAEAARLGRERGEGALEEAWGPTHFDSVEWDWDEGDS; encoded by the coding sequence GTGAATACGAAAATCGTGGGCATCGCGGAGCAGGAGGCAGGCATGGATGCGAGGATCGTTATGGTTGGCAACTCACGAGGTGTCCGCATACCCAAACCCTTGATCGAGGAGGCCGGGTTGGGGGAGCAGGTGTCGCTGCGGGTTGTGGAAGGGGGCTTGTTGATAGAGCCCCGAGCCGAGCCGAGGCTGGGTTGGGCAGAAGCGGCCCGGCTGGGCCGAGAAAGAGGGGAAGGCGCGCTAGAAGAGGCCTGGGGGCCGACCCATTTCGATTCGGTCGAATGGGATTGGGATGAGGGCGACTCTTGA
- a CDS encoding type II toxin-antitoxin system PemK/MazF family toxin, whose product MTFPRRGDVYLCELDPAIGSEIRKTRPALVVSPDELNEHWSTCLVAPMTTGGHPYPFRVACKFGNTSGHVVVDQIRAVDAARLVRRLGRLLPSSMAQVLAVVREMFAD is encoded by the coding sequence TTGACCTTTCCGAGGCGCGGCGATGTTTACCTTTGCGAACTGGACCCTGCGATCGGTTCTGAGATTCGCAAGACTCGGCCAGCGTTGGTGGTGTCTCCCGACGAGCTGAATGAGCATTGGAGCACATGTTTGGTTGCCCCGATGACAACTGGCGGTCATCCGTATCCGTTTCGGGTTGCCTGCAAGTTCGGCAACACCAGCGGCCACGTCGTGGTGGATCAGATCAGGGCAGTGGACGCGGCCCGCCTGGTTCGGCGGCTGGGCAGGCTCTTGCCATCTTCTATGGCCCAAGTCCTAGCAGTTGTCCGCGAGATGTTCGCGGACTGA